Proteins encoded together in one Marispirochaeta sp. window:
- a CDS encoding MraY family glycosyltransferase, producing MAFIISLASMPLIIKLSHRMGWYDDQDHRKIHTGEISRLGGLGFFSAYIITILIFTFVLKRQFPLPENWGFRFILVIIAGLLIFLFGVIDDLRNLHAHNKIVIQLIAALLVLAADFTFKRIAIPFFPDSLKFGLFRYPLTLFWIIGIINAVNMIDGSDGLAGGITSIAAISFGILFLTKQNYQAAMGSFILAGAVWGFLAFNLPPAKLFMGDGGSQFLGFMVAVLPLLDQGAGHGESISLAHAMIILAIPISDTIAAVWRRVRDKKSVFSPDRSHLHHKLLNLGFSSRSLLAIIYSLQIALCVIAVPLTSHSQEVGVFLFLSAGLIVTLFFTVIHYTHKHVQRNRIRREEEE from the coding sequence ATGGCTTTCATAATTTCCCTGGCATCCATGCCGCTTATTATAAAGCTCTCCCACCGTATGGGCTGGTACGACGATCAGGACCATCGCAAGATCCATACCGGCGAAATTTCCCGCCTGGGGGGCCTGGGGTTTTTCAGCGCCTATATAATAACAATTCTTATTTTTACTTTCGTACTGAAACGCCAGTTCCCGCTGCCGGAAAACTGGGGTTTCCGTTTTATCCTGGTTATTATCGCGGGACTGCTTATCTTTCTTTTCGGAGTAATTGACGACCTGCGGAACCTTCACGCCCACAACAAAATAGTAATCCAGCTGATCGCCGCTTTGTTGGTCCTGGCCGCTGATTTTACCTTTAAGCGCATAGCAATCCCGTTTTTTCCCGATTCTCTTAAATTTGGGCTGTTCCGCTATCCTCTTACCCTTTTCTGGATTATCGGAATTATTAATGCCGTTAACATGATAGACGGGTCCGACGGTCTGGCCGGGGGAATCACCTCCATTGCCGCCATCAGTTTCGGCATACTCTTTCTTACCAAACAGAATTACCAGGCCGCCATGGGAAGCTTTATTCTGGCCGGCGCGGTCTGGGGCTTTCTGGCTTTCAACCTGCCTCCTGCCAAGCTCTTTATGGGAGACGGCGGCAGCCAGTTCCTGGGCTTTATGGTGGCCGTTCTGCCCTTGCTGGACCAGGGAGCCGGCCACGGCGAAAGCATATCCCTGGCCCACGCCATGATAATTCTGGCAATACCCATCAGCGATACGATCGCTGCCGTCTGGCGCCGTGTACGGGACAAAAAGAGCGTCTTTTCCCCGGACCGCTCACACCTGCACCATAAACTGCTGAACCTGGGTTTCAGCAGCCGCAGCCTGCTGGCTATTATCTACTCCCTGCAGATAGCCCTCTGCGTCATTGCCGTACCCCTGACCAGCCATTCCCAGGAGGTGGGGGTCTTCCTTTTTCTGTCCGCAGGATTAATCGTTACCCTCTTTTTTACCGTCATCCACTACACCCACAAACATGTGCAGCGGAACAGGATAAGGCGGGAAGAAGAGGAGTAG
- a CDS encoding glycosyltransferase family 4 protein: MDKAHIVISYNGCWYVWNTRRPLIRALQDAGYRLSVVAPRDDYTEKLTGMGLGYREIELDAKGINPIRDLKTLARYKRVYRELSPSILLQYTIKPNIYGSIAAKGLGIPVINNITGLGTVFERPGPLQTAVRMLYRYAFSRAEKIFFQNPDDRRLFLDGKLIHENQTGLLPGSGVNPDYFSPRPRPEGPFCFLFVGRLLKAKGVEDFIAAAEIVKTRHPEIRFVLVGPYDSSDPWSADKNLLQSARDRDIIEVPGPTDEIRDALAAADCMVLPSRYREGIPRSLLEAASMAKPLIAADSVGTREPVRDGVNGYLCRPGEPGDLAAKMEQMLALSADELKAMGKASRALVKECFDEEIVINTYLQTVDDILKDGS; the protein is encoded by the coding sequence ATGGACAAAGCGCACATAGTCATATCCTATAACGGCTGCTGGTATGTCTGGAACACCCGCAGGCCCCTTATCCGGGCCCTGCAGGACGCGGGCTACCGTTTAAGCGTCGTTGCTCCCCGGGACGATTACACCGAAAAGCTGACAGGCATGGGCCTCGGTTACCGGGAGATTGAGCTGGACGCCAAGGGGATAAATCCCATCCGGGACCTGAAGACCCTGGCCCGCTACAAGCGAGTCTACAGGGAGCTGTCCCCTTCGATTCTACTGCAGTATACAATAAAACCCAATATTTACGGCTCCATCGCCGCGAAAGGCCTGGGGATTCCGGTGATCAACAACATAACCGGTTTGGGGACGGTCTTTGAACGCCCCGGCCCTCTGCAAACCGCAGTGCGCATGCTCTATCGCTATGCCTTTTCCCGGGCAGAGAAAATTTTCTTCCAGAACCCTGACGACCGCAGGCTGTTTCTTGACGGAAAACTGATCCATGAAAACCAGACCGGCCTGCTCCCCGGGTCGGGAGTCAATCCTGACTACTTTTCACCACGACCGCGGCCGGAGGGTCCCTTCTGCTTTCTCTTTGTCGGCCGGCTCCTTAAAGCCAAAGGGGTGGAAGACTTTATTGCCGCAGCGGAGATCGTCAAAACCCGGCACCCGGAAATCCGCTTTGTGCTTGTCGGCCCCTATGACAGCAGTGACCCCTGGTCCGCTGACAAAAACCTGCTGCAATCCGCCCGGGATCGGGACATTATAGAGGTCCCCGGTCCTACCGACGAGATCCGGGACGCCCTGGCTGCGGCAGACTGCATGGTCCTGCCGTCCCGATACCGCGAAGGCATTCCCCGCTCACTTCTTGAGGCAGCATCCATGGCAAAACCCCTGATCGCCGCGGATTCTGTCGGGACCCGCGAACCGGTCCGGGACGGGGTCAACGGGTACCTGTGCCGCCCCGGAGAACCCGGAGACCTGGCGGCCAAAATGGAGCAGATGCTTGCCCTATCCGCCGACGAACTAAAAGCTATGGGAAAGGCCTCCCGAGCCCTGGTAAAAGAGTGTTTTGACGAGGAGATTGTAATAAACACCTACCTGCAAACTGTCGATGATATACTAAAAGACGGATCTTAA
- a CDS encoding right-handed parallel beta-helix repeat-containing protein, whose protein sequence is MCALSIVPLLLHKMALLAKTGGFAAAMLCMIPMVLGSCTTETWGRSRTTLYTMALEGARETAVGRTPERESLLAEMDRRREEGAAESRWVIEKLFPDSGKLVSEDPEAARAAEAGELKAASAAWWGYDAEDATDALSEALTAPVELLVIPAMAGPWISGPLEIAGPRHIIFEPGAELLAKAGEFLPTGDTLLTLYRAADVTLTGYGARIAMRKSDYISEPYQWSQHRHALSLLESRNISVQGFLIESSGGDGIYIGQSRGGEIPRNILLKDLHLIDNYRQGVSVISVDGFRMEYTYIAETEGTPPGAAIDFEPNSRLYGLTDCVVVGCLFEKNAGAGLTVHLPNVLETHPPVSILVQDTLILGNPYSVWIRGLDNGVRGSLEFRNTRVKGVGTIERSDTFMVLN, encoded by the coding sequence ATGTGCGCTTTGTCCATTGTTCCGTTACTATTGCATAAAATGGCACTATTGGCAAAGACCGGCGGGTTTGCTGCGGCGATGCTCTGCATGATCCCGATGGTTCTGGGCAGCTGTACGACAGAAACCTGGGGCCGTTCACGGACAACACTGTACACTATGGCTTTGGAGGGGGCTCGTGAGACGGCTGTTGGGAGAACTCCTGAACGGGAAAGCCTGCTGGCGGAGATGGACAGGCGCCGGGAAGAGGGCGCCGCGGAGTCCCGCTGGGTTATTGAGAAACTTTTTCCTGATTCCGGGAAGCTTGTATCTGAAGATCCGGAGGCTGCCCGGGCGGCGGAGGCGGGGGAACTGAAGGCTGCCAGTGCAGCCTGGTGGGGCTATGATGCCGAGGACGCCACGGACGCCCTTTCAGAGGCCTTGACCGCACCGGTGGAACTGCTTGTTATTCCCGCCATGGCGGGCCCATGGATTTCGGGTCCCCTGGAAATAGCCGGTCCCCGGCACATCATCTTTGAACCCGGAGCGGAACTCCTGGCAAAAGCGGGAGAATTCCTGCCAACCGGGGACACTTTGCTCACCCTTTACAGGGCGGCTGATGTTACCCTGACCGGTTACGGCGCCAGAATTGCCATGCGAAAGTCCGATTACATCAGCGAGCCTTATCAGTGGTCCCAGCATCGTCATGCCCTGTCGCTCCTCGAGTCGCGGAATATTTCTGTTCAGGGTTTTCTGATAGAAAGTTCAGGCGGAGACGGCATCTATATTGGTCAGAGCCGGGGAGGAGAAATCCCCCGGAATATTTTGCTTAAGGATCTGCATCTCATTGACAATTACCGGCAGGGGGTTTCGGTCATCTCCGTCGATGGTTTTCGAATGGAATATACCTATATTGCGGAAACAGAGGGGACCCCTCCGGGCGCCGCCATCGATTTTGAACCCAACTCCCGGCTTTACGGCCTGACTGACTGTGTGGTTGTCGGCTGTCTCTTTGAGAAGAATGCCGGAGCCGGTCTTACGGTTCATCTTCCCAATGTGCTGGAAACCCATCCTCCGGTCTCGATCCTGGTACAGGATACACTGATCCTGGGGAACCCCTATTCTGTCTGGATCCGGGGTTTGGATAATGGGGTCCGGGGCAGCCTGGAGTTTCGCAACACCCGGGTAAAAGGGGTCGGTACAATAGAACGGTCGGATACCTTTATGGTGCTGAACTGA